Proteins co-encoded in one Azospirillum brasilense genomic window:
- a CDS encoding Rid family hydrolase: MDRGGSKAEGMPGGWWGNDARALVAGSAGAPDRRWVFVSGTSGFDAERRVMAGDVEEQARQTLRNIRGALRRSAADLSDVVRMRVYLADAADFARVQPILGEAFRDRPPIGTTMVCPLADPRMRIEIEVTARC; encoded by the coding sequence ATGGATCGTGGTGGGAGCAAAGCCGAAGGGATGCCCGGTGGCTGGTGGGGCAACGATGCGCGGGCGCTTGTGGCAGGGAGTGCGGGCGCACCGGACCGGCGCTGGGTGTTCGTGTCCGGCACCTCCGGCTTCGACGCCGAACGCCGGGTGATGGCCGGCGATGTGGAGGAGCAGGCGCGCCAGACCCTGCGCAACATCCGTGGAGCGCTGCGGCGGTCGGCGGCGGATTTGTCGGACGTGGTGCGGATGCGGGTCTATCTGGCGGATGCCGCCGACTTCGCCCGGGTTCAACCGATCCTGGGGGAGGCGTTCCGCGACCGCCCGCCCATCGGCACGACCATGGTCTGCCCGCTCGCCGACCCACGGATGAGGATCGAGATCGAGGTCACGGCCCGCTGCTGA
- a CDS encoding response regulator, whose product MHILAVDDDEPVRELLESYLASEGYRVTTAPDTAAAKKALESDSVDLVVCDLRLPDGDGLGLVRQIRTESHIPVIILSSKDQDVDRIVGLELGADDYLTKPFNPRELLARIKAVLRRVSGEGRPPRSPDDLRAVVQFANWELDLTAQRLRSQDGREVELTKAEFGLLAAFVKRPQRVLTRDQLLDLTRADGAEVFDRSIDVLILRLRRKIEANPKEPRIIKTERGAGYVFDAKVKTV is encoded by the coding sequence ATGCACATTCTCGCGGTCGATGATGACGAGCCGGTGCGCGAACTTCTGGAGTCCTATCTGGCTTCGGAAGGCTACCGCGTGACCACCGCACCGGACACGGCCGCGGCGAAGAAGGCGTTGGAGAGCGATTCCGTCGATCTGGTGGTCTGCGATCTGCGGCTTCCCGACGGCGACGGGCTGGGGCTGGTCCGCCAGATCCGCACCGAATCGCACATCCCCGTCATCATCCTGTCGTCGAAGGACCAGGACGTGGACCGCATCGTCGGGCTGGAACTGGGCGCCGACGACTACCTGACCAAGCCGTTCAACCCGCGCGAATTATTGGCCCGGATCAAGGCGGTGCTGCGCCGCGTCTCCGGCGAGGGGCGTCCGCCGCGCAGCCCCGACGACCTGCGCGCCGTCGTGCAGTTCGCCAACTGGGAGCTGGACCTGACCGCCCAGCGCCTGCGCAGCCAGGACGGGCGCGAGGTGGAGCTGACCAAGGCGGAGTTCGGCCTGCTGGCCGCCTTCGTGAAGCGCCCGCAGCGCGTGCTGACCCGCGACCAGTTGCTGGACCTGACCCGCGCCGACGGGGCGGAGGTGTTCGACCGCTCCATCGACGTGCTGATCCTGCGCCTGCGCCGCAAGATCGAGGCGAATCCGAAGGAGCCGCGGATCATCAAGACCGAGCGCGGCGCCGGCTACGTCTTCGACGCCAAGGTGAAAACGGTCTGA
- a CDS encoding 2-hydroxychromene-2-carboxylate isomerase, giving the protein MADPIDFYFDFASPYGYFASRRIEELAAAHGRTVTWRPILLGAIFKVTGMKPNLQQPLRGEYLVHDVGRIARLTNAPFTYPDSAPANSVAASRAFYWLTDEHPEQAKLLARTLYHAHWGEGRDIGPAETVVEIAGTLGHDRAAVAAALQDQTVKDRLRAENDAAVDRGVFGSPFVIVDDEPFWGWDRLDMVDRWLATGGW; this is encoded by the coding sequence ATGGCCGACCCCATCGATTTCTATTTCGATTTCGCCTCGCCCTACGGCTATTTCGCCAGCCGCCGCATTGAGGAGCTGGCTGCGGCGCATGGCCGCACCGTCACCTGGCGCCCGATCCTGCTCGGCGCCATCTTCAAGGTGACGGGGATGAAGCCGAACCTGCAGCAGCCGTTGCGCGGCGAGTATCTGGTCCATGACGTGGGCCGGATCGCCCGGCTGACCAACGCGCCCTTCACCTACCCCGACTCGGCCCCCGCCAACAGCGTCGCCGCGTCGCGCGCCTTCTACTGGCTGACCGACGAGCATCCCGAGCAGGCGAAGCTGCTGGCGCGCACCCTGTACCACGCCCATTGGGGGGAGGGGCGCGACATCGGCCCCGCCGAAACGGTGGTGGAGATCGCCGGCACGCTCGGCCACGACCGGGCGGCGGTGGCCGCGGCCCTGCAGGACCAGACCGTCAAGGACCGCCTGCGCGCCGAGAACGACGCGGCGGTGGACCGCGGCGTCTTCGGCTCCCCCTTCGTCATCGTCGACGACGAGCCTTTCTGGGGCTGGGACCGGCTGGACATGGTGGACCGCTGGCTGGCCACGGGCGGCTGGTAG
- a CDS encoding potassium channel family protein, with protein MDQILPDRRSSKAAGPAHTSRPRARRSWLTGAVLTALMQGMIALSIRSVSGDLAFALLGSVGLVVGAFHYLFPGSQFFSLALANFIGVYACVFVFFLESNFHSIPSHIQAAAFAIPLIAFLGGAWWRADTIRSIVMSRRLRDGGHFDRIFLWMAPVWGIGALTFLLPGREVAPETLTAIFLLSMSAIGVVVALVARDIAVFLLDAGLLFEGFFQQAARLVLPAFAFLTFYSLCIIMFGAFYTILDRFMVEPNFIIDGVRRDLTFPEGLYFSLVTFATVGYGDIHPVTGAVRLICGIEIVMGVLLLLFGFSAIIGHTAPRDRRDRDGPL; from the coding sequence ATGGACCAGATCCTCCCCGACCGCCGCTCCAGCAAGGCCGCCGGCCCCGCCCATACGTCCCGGCCGCGCGCCCGCCGCTCCTGGCTGACCGGCGCGGTGCTGACCGCGCTGATGCAGGGGATGATCGCCCTGTCCATCCGCTCGGTGTCGGGCGATCTGGCCTTCGCCCTGCTGGGGTCGGTCGGCCTCGTCGTCGGGGCCTTCCACTATCTGTTTCCGGGGAGCCAGTTCTTCAGCCTGGCCCTGGCGAACTTCATCGGCGTCTACGCCTGCGTCTTCGTCTTCTTCCTGGAAAGCAACTTCCACAGCATCCCGTCGCATATCCAGGCCGCCGCCTTCGCGATCCCGCTGATCGCCTTCCTGGGGGGCGCCTGGTGGCGGGCCGACACGATCCGCAGCATCGTGATGTCGCGGCGCCTGCGCGACGGCGGGCATTTCGACCGCATCTTCCTGTGGATGGCTCCGGTCTGGGGCATCGGCGCGCTGACCTTCCTGCTGCCGGGGCGGGAGGTGGCGCCGGAGACGCTGACGGCGATCTTCCTGCTGTCGATGTCCGCCATCGGAGTCGTCGTCGCCCTGGTCGCCCGCGACATCGCCGTCTTCCTGCTCGACGCCGGGCTGCTGTTCGAGGGTTTCTTCCAGCAGGCGGCCCGGCTGGTGCTGCCGGCCTTCGCCTTCCTGACCTTCTATTCGCTGTGCATCATCATGTTCGGCGCCTTCTACACCATCCTCGACCGCTTCATGGTGGAGCCGAACTTCATCATCGACGGCGTGCGCCGCGACCTGACCTTTCCGGAGGGGCTGTACTTCTCGCTGGTCACCTTCGCCACGGTCGGCTACGGCGACATCCACCCGGTGACGGGGGCGGTGCGGCTGATCTGCGGGATCGAGATCGTGATGGGCGTCCTGCTTCTGCTGTTCGGCTTCAGCGCCATCATCGGCCACACCGCCCCGCGGGACCGCCGCGACCGCGACGGTCCCCTCTGA